A single window of Candidatus Zixiibacteriota bacterium DNA harbors:
- a CDS encoding extracellular solute-binding protein has translation DQKTSEINSPAGKEALEFYKKLAEQGTIDNQRMLDEGFKQGKIGFLISGGWLLNDIQKNLPNLNFGVCLIPKSEKGNFSSFAGGEFLVISNKCKNPEAALRFVQYLIRKDNSLKLCKSIGSAIPSAKGSELDPYYQNNKNLLVFQEQLKYAQTSPATPKWVYIEEIIEKAVEQVMYDKKTPSQALDEAKMEIDKILK, from the coding sequence CGACCAGAAAACTTCTGAGATAAACTCTCCTGCAGGAAAAGAAGCTTTAGAGTTCTATAAAAAGTTGGCTGAACAAGGAACCATTGATAATCAGAGAATGCTGGATGAAGGTTTCAAGCAGGGGAAAATCGGCTTTTTGATATCAGGCGGATGGCTTTTGAACGACATCCAGAAAAATCTGCCTAATCTAAACTTTGGAGTTTGTCTTATACCTAAGTCCGAAAAAGGGAATTTCTCTTCATTTGCTGGAGGAGAGTTCTTGGTAATCAGTAATAAATGCAAGAACCCGGAAGCTGCTTTAAGATTCGTTCAGTATCTGATTAGAAAAGACAATTCCTTAAAGCTCTGTAAATCGATAGGCTCAGCTATCCCTTCAGCCAAAGGATCCGAACTTGACCCTTACTATCAGAACAACAAAAATCTTTTGGTTTTTCAGGAACAGCTAAAATATGCCCAGACCTCACCTGCTACACCTAAGTGGGTTTATATCGAGGAGATAATCGAAAAGGCAGTTGAGCAGGTGATGTACGATAAGAAGACCCCTTCTCAGGCACTGGATGAGGCGAAAATGGAGATAGATAAGATATTAAAATGA
- a CDS encoding GyrI-like domain-containing protein, with translation MNKSNIVEFKSKKIMYVKTSDIPSDVPKAFEKLESHLLTLKGRKFYGAFFYNQGNPFYWACVEIKEGDNLNNPELEIGMLPAGKYATRKLKKWSDEKDIPKKIVGTFEEMSKEFEVDRERPEIEFYRSQSELILMMPVK, from the coding sequence ATGAACAAATCGAATATTGTAGAATTTAAGAGCAAAAAAATAATGTATGTCAAAACCTCTGATATACCCTCAGATGTCCCCAAGGCGTTTGAAAAATTAGAAAGTCATTTGCTTACTCTTAAAGGGAGAAAGTTCTATGGCGCATTTTTTTATAACCAGGGGAACCCTTTTTACTGGGCTTGCGTCGAGATAAAAGAAGGAGATAATTTAAATAATCCTGAGCTAGAAATCGGAATGCTCCCCGCTGGCAAATATGCCACCAGGAAATTAAAAAAATGGTCAGATGAGAAAGATATACCTAAAAAGATCGTTGGAACATTTGAAGAGATGTCCAAAGAGTTCGAAGTTGATAGAGAAAGACCAGAAATAGAATTTTATAGAAGCCAATCTGAACTTATTTTGATGATGCCTGTAAAATAA
- a CDS encoding sugar ABC transporter permease has protein sequence MPKPKTTFIFLLPWIIILLLFWLFPLVYSFFLSFTRYSVLTAKADWIGSANYFRLLQDPDFWIALKNTSFFVLGTIPFTTILALVLAILVNQKIPLRGFFRAGYFVPSITSLVVIALIFTHLYAREGYFNFLFQLLKLPAPEKGFLFSEKTALLSIMLMDVWVSIGYYMLLFLAALQAVPLELYEISDTFGANFWQKFRFVTLPHLKPMFLFVILINTIKSFQIFIEVFVMTKGGPLNSTLTMVYLVYEQGLHKFDFGYASAIAYCLFFIIMIFSLVQMKAFGLGKGIED, from the coding sequence ATGCCCAAACCTAAAACCACTTTTATTTTTCTTTTACCCTGGATAATAATTCTGCTTTTATTCTGGCTTTTTCCTTTAGTTTATTCTTTTTTCTTAAGCTTTACCCGATATTCAGTCTTAACCGCAAAAGCGGACTGGATCGGGTCTGCTAATTATTTCAGACTCTTACAGGACCCGGATTTCTGGATTGCCTTGAAGAACACCTCATTTTTTGTCCTGGGGACCATTCCTTTTACGACTATCCTGGCACTGGTTCTGGCGATTTTAGTAAACCAGAAAATACCCTTGAGGGGATTCTTCCGGGCTGGGTATTTTGTCCCTTCGATCACGTCTTTAGTAGTCATTGCTTTGATTTTTACTCATCTATATGCCAGAGAGGGCTATTTTAATTTCCTTTTTCAATTATTGAAGCTACCTGCACCTGAAAAGGGATTCCTTTTTTCAGAGAAAACAGCTCTGCTTTCCATCATGCTGATGGATGTCTGGGTTTCTATTGGTTACTATATGCTGCTTTTCCTGGCTGCCCTGCAGGCAGTCCCTTTGGAGCTTTATGAGATATCTGATACTTTCGGGGCAAATTTCTGGCAGAAGTTCAGATTTGTCACCTTGCCCCATTTGAAACCGATGTTTCTTTTCGTAATCCTGATCAATACCATCAAATCTTTTCAGATATTCATTGAGGTTTTCGTGATGACCAAAGGAGGTCCCTTGAATTCTACCCTGACAATGGTTTATCTGGTTTACGAGCAGGGGTTGCATAAATTCGATTTCGGCTATGCCTCAGCCATAGCTTATTGTCTTTTTTTTATCATAATGATTTTTTCACTCGTGCAGATGAAGGCTTTTGGACTGGGAAAAGGGATTGAAGATTAG
- a CDS encoding carbohydrate ABC transporter permease, producing MRIRDKIFRWVLFLILLCILSGMLFPMYWMVKTSLTKETGYVLNFTDLLPGRSTLKNYQDVWSSAPFLRFFLNSLVVAILVTLGNIIFCLMVGYAFARREFVLKNILFISVILVLMIPAHIIIVPLFILIKKLGWYDTYFALIIPWLVNPLGIFLMRQYIQNLPKELEDAARIDGAGDFKILFKIVMPLCKPALAVLAIQVFLVNWNSFLFPFILTSSEKMRTLPVALALYQGYQTIDWPHLMAASTICALPVIILFLFLQRQIISGLTAGALKQ from the coding sequence ATGAGAATAAGAGATAAAATCTTCCGCTGGGTTTTATTTTTAATCCTTCTATGCATCTTGAGCGGGATGCTATTCCCGATGTACTGGATGGTCAAGACCTCTTTAACTAAAGAAACCGGCTATGTTTTGAATTTTACAGACCTTTTACCTGGAAGGTCGACCCTGAAAAATTATCAAGATGTCTGGTCCTCTGCTCCTTTTTTGAGATTTTTCTTAAATAGTCTGGTTGTAGCGATTCTTGTAACCCTGGGGAATATTATCTTCTGCCTGATGGTTGGATATGCCTTTGCGCGCAGGGAGTTCGTCTTGAAAAACATCTTATTCATATCTGTGATTTTGGTTTTAATGATCCCTGCACATATAATCATCGTGCCCTTGTTTATCCTCATAAAAAAGTTAGGCTGGTATGATACCTACTTTGCCTTGATTATCCCCTGGCTGGTGAATCCGCTGGGAATATTTCTGATGAGGCAGTACATCCAGAATCTTCCTAAGGAATTGGAAGATGCTGCCAGGATAGACGGAGCAGGTGATTTTAAAATATTATTTAAGATCGTGATGCCTCTTTGTAAACCGGCTTTAGCAGTGTTAGCCATTCAGGTTTTCCTGGTCAACTGGAATTCGTTCCTGTTCCCGTTTATCTTGACCTCATCTGAGAAGATGCGCACCCTGCCTGTAGCTTTAGCCTTGTATCAGGGTTACCAGACCATCGATTGGCCCCATCTTATGGCTGCCTCAACCATTTGCGCACTGCCGGTGATAATCTTGTTCTTATTTCTTCAGCGCCAGATAATCTCCGGACTAACAGCCGGGGCATTGAAGCAATAA
- a CDS encoding Mth938-like domain-containing protein, with protein sequence MIDSYEFGKMVINGEKYTADLILYPDRIDSTWWRKSGHELRLEDVKSVVKEKPDTVIVGTGFNAVLKVLPETEDYILLKGIKLIVEDTKKAVKTYNELSPKEKVIALFHLTC encoded by the coding sequence ATGATTGACTCTTACGAGTTTGGTAAGATGGTCATCAACGGGGAGAAATACACTGCTGACCTGATTCTTTATCCGGATCGGATAGATTCTACCTGGTGGAGAAAATCAGGTCACGAGCTGCGGCTGGAGGATGTCAAGAGCGTGGTCAAAGAAAAACCTGATACCGTCATCGTGGGCACGGGTTTTAATGCGGTGCTTAAGGTCCTTCCGGAGACTGAGGACTACATCCTGTTGAAAGGGATCAAGCTGATAGTAGAGGATACCAAAAAGGCTGTTAAAACCTACAATGAGCTTTCTCCCAAAGAGAAGGTGATCGCACTTTTTCATCTGACCTGCTAA
- a CDS encoding N-acetylmuramoyl-L-alanine amidase: protein MKFKVILIITLILFIEAYSVEINSLPKINVVYPPEGKEITSTDSTFIFGSVTPGSDLVINDQYIEVHKNGAFLAYLPLKPGDFVFQLEAMNQGGISKKEVKVKVPFPHRPTPKDSLRIETYDKAPSQDMVLTSGDIVQTSFRGTPGCSASFYIEGMTSFLPMTESAKSESVFWGEGVFGKGGKKDSTVPDGVYTGLYKIKPGDRIENGTIVFELSKKIQNPDLFYFPAQACFDQEKMLVCLADSAPGKVTIKEETVPQIVELKDTSTIVRTGPGRGYLLLYQPQGVRFLANGRSGDWIRLRLAQNIDGWAKAEALNFLPSGTPLPESEIKFIRTETQDDRTLIRIPLKQKLPYEVEQEFSPPVLILKLYGGNSDTDWIRYDLKDKVIREIKWEQLEKRVFQLKIYLKQKRFWGYDIYFQGNELYLEIRKEPVVKYRLKGLRICIDPGHSPESGAVGPTGLEEKVVNLEIALKLRYLLERAGAEVFMTRYGMEGVSIYERPKKAIENRCHLLISIHNNALPDGVNPFMNNGVSTYYYHPQSLELARAIQKELVSDLLIPDQGLYYANFALTRPYQLLSVLVECAFIIYPEQEILLRDENFQKKCAFGIYQGILNYLKEK, encoded by the coding sequence ATGAAATTTAAAGTAATTTTGATAATTACCTTAATTCTCTTTATAGAAGCTTATTCTGTTGAGATAAATAGCCTTCCTAAAATTAATGTCGTTTACCCTCCAGAAGGCAAGGAAATCACTTCAACTGACTCTACTTTCATCTTCGGGTCCGTTACTCCCGGTTCGGACCTGGTAATAAATGATCAGTACATAGAAGTACATAAAAACGGTGCATTTCTGGCATATCTTCCTTTAAAGCCGGGAGATTTCGTCTTTCAGCTTGAGGCTATGAATCAGGGCGGGATTTCCAAAAAAGAGGTAAAAGTCAAGGTTCCTTTTCCACATCGCCCCACGCCAAAAGATAGTTTGCGCATAGAGACTTATGATAAAGCTCCTTCTCAGGACATGGTGCTGACTTCTGGAGATATAGTCCAGACCAGCTTCAGGGGGACTCCTGGCTGTTCTGCTTCCTTTTACATAGAAGGAATGACTTCATTTCTTCCGATGACTGAATCCGCAAAGTCTGAAAGCGTGTTCTGGGGCGAAGGCGTGTTTGGAAAAGGGGGGAAAAAAGACTCGACCGTGCCAGATGGCGTATATACTGGTCTTTACAAAATCAAGCCTGGAGATAGAATCGAAAATGGGACCATAGTTTTTGAGCTCAGTAAGAAAATTCAAAATCCAGATTTATTTTATTTTCCTGCTCAGGCCTGTTTTGACCAGGAAAAGATGCTGGTCTGTCTGGCTGATTCTGCTCCTGGTAAGGTGACTATAAAAGAGGAAACAGTGCCTCAAATCGTAGAATTAAAGGACACTTCAACTATTGTCCGCACAGGTCCCGGCAGAGGATACCTTCTCCTGTACCAACCCCAGGGAGTAAGGTTTTTGGCAAATGGAAGAAGTGGGGACTGGATCAGGCTCAGACTGGCTCAGAACATAGATGGATGGGCAAAAGCTGAGGCATTGAACTTTTTACCCTCGGGCACGCCTCTTCCGGAAAGTGAGATAAAGTTCATCAGAACCGAGACGCAAGATGATCGGACCTTGATAAGAATACCGCTTAAACAGAAATTACCTTATGAGGTAGAACAGGAATTTTCTCCACCGGTCTTGATTTTGAAACTCTACGGAGGAAATTCGGACACCGACTGGATAAGATACGATTTAAAGGATAAAGTCATCAGAGAGATCAAATGGGAGCAGCTGGAGAAAAGAGTGTTCCAGTTGAAGATTTATCTTAAGCAGAAAAGGTTCTGGGGATATGATATTTATTTTCAGGGAAACGAGCTTTATCTGGAGATTAGAAAAGAGCCAGTTGTGAAATACCGGCTCAAAGGCTTAAGAATCTGCATAGATCCCGGACATTCTCCAGAAAGCGGTGCAGTGGGCCCCACTGGATTAGAAGAGAAAGTAGTAAATTTAGAAATAGCTTTAAAACTGAGATATCTTCTGGAAAGAGCCGGAGCAGAGGTTTTTATGACTCGTTATGGTATGGAGGGTGTGAGTATCTACGAAAGACCCAAAAAGGCAATAGAAAACCGCTGCCATCTCCTGATCAGCATTCATAATAATGCCCTGCCGGATGGGGTCAACCCTTTTATGAATAACGGGGTTTCGACTTACTATTATCATCCTCAAAGCTTGGAGCTTGCCAGAGCTATTCAAAAAGAGCTTGTCTCAGACCTGCTGATCCCGGATCAGGGGCTGTATTATGCCAACTTCGCCCTGACCCGGCCCTACCAGCTCCTCTCGGTTTTGGTAGAATGTGCTTTCATTATCTACCCGGAACAGGAGATCCTTTTGAGGGATGAAAATTTTCAAAAAAAATGTGCTTTTGGAATCTATCAGGGGATATTAAATTATCTGAAAGAAAAATAA
- a CDS encoding four helix bundle protein gives MKAKSIEELLVWQRARELVNNVYSLTKKQNFRRDFSLVDQIRRATISVMSNIAEGYERGSNTEFIQFLYIAKASCGEVRTQLLIALDQGYINKEELEKAKELALKVSGMLSNFIAYLKRSKLKGDKYKEA, from the coding sequence ATGAAAGCAAAAAGCATAGAGGAGCTTTTGGTCTGGCAGAGAGCCAGAGAGTTAGTCAATAATGTCTACTCTCTTACTAAGAAGCAGAACTTTCGAAGGGATTTCAGTCTTGTCGATCAAATTAGAAGGGCGACCATATCAGTGATGTCCAATATCGCTGAAGGCTATGAGCGGGGCTCGAATACTGAATTCATTCAATTCTTGTACATCGCAAAAGCATCCTGTGGAGAAGTTCGAACGCAGTTATTGATCGCTCTTGATCAGGGTTATATTAATAAAGAAGAACTAGAAAAAGCAAAGGAGCTAGCTTTGAAGGTTTCGGGTATGCTCTCAAATTTTATTGCTTATCTGAAGCGGTCCAAACTAAAAGGTGATAAATACAAGGAAGCTTAA
- a CDS encoding dipeptide epimerase, translating to MELKYESFELKLKETFSISRSSIDTKKVVYVRIDEGIGEASPSTYYRENEGTVKAVLELFRNELGDDPLEIESALEKINSRIAGNFSAKAGIDLALHDLIGKRLNLPVHKLLGISKKEIGTSYTIGLDTIKRMQEKVKEASGFLVYKVKVGVENDLKMVEAIREVTDAKIRLDANCGWDLKEALKKLKVLEKFDIELLEQPIPPGNLEDLRIIRENTDIPIFVDEWLMTSKDIPQYMGKADGINIKLMKCGGIREALKMIHTARACNLKVMLGCMIESSVGISTAAQIAPLVDYVDLDGNLLISNDPYSGPELKNGKWILNDLPGLGIKKVQ from the coding sequence ATGGAACTAAAATATGAGTCTTTTGAACTGAAATTAAAAGAGACTTTCTCTATCTCTCGCAGTTCTATTGATACGAAGAAAGTTGTCTATGTAAGGATAGACGAGGGGATAGGAGAAGCTTCTCCTTCAACCTACTATAGAGAGAACGAGGGAACCGTGAAAGCGGTTCTGGAGCTTTTCAGAAATGAGCTGGGGGATGATCCTCTGGAGATCGAAAGTGCCCTGGAAAAAATCAACAGCAGAATTGCTGGCAACTTTTCTGCGAAGGCAGGTATTGACCTGGCACTGCACGACCTGATAGGTAAAAGACTGAACCTGCCTGTTCATAAGCTGTTGGGAATTAGCAAGAAAGAGATAGGGACCTCATATACTATCGGGCTGGATACTATCAAGAGAATGCAGGAGAAGGTCAAGGAAGCTTCAGGATTTTTGGTCTATAAGGTGAAAGTAGGAGTTGAAAATGACCTTAAGATGGTCGAGGCAATTAGAGAGGTGACAGATGCTAAAATCAGGCTGGATGCCAATTGTGGTTGGGATTTAAAAGAAGCTTTAAAGAAGCTTAAGGTTTTAGAGAAGTTCGATATTGAATTGCTCGAACAGCCTATTCCACCGGGGAATTTAGAGGACTTGAGGATAATCCGGGAAAATACGGATATACCTATCTTCGTAGACGAATGGTTGATGACTTCAAAGGATATACCTCAGTATATGGGGAAAGCTGACGGAATAAATATCAAGCTGATGAAATGCGGAGGGATAAGAGAAGCACTTAAGATGATTCATACTGCCAGAGCCTGTAATCTGAAGGTGATGTTAGGTTGTATGATCGAAAGCTCGGTGGGGATCTCCACCGCGGCCCAGATAGCTCCTCTGGTTGACTACGTGGACTTAGACGGCAACCTTCTGATCTCCAACGATCCTTATTCCGGACCGGAATTAAAAAATGGGAAATGGATTTTAAATGATTTGCCAGGGTTGGGGATAAAAAAGGTTCAATAG